Proteins encoded in a region of the Bradyrhizobium sp. CB3481 genome:
- a CDS encoding trypsin-like peptidase domain-containing protein, translating into MLDFTSDIADDVAPSRTAEPAPADRVLLDAYSNAVIDVTERVGPAVVRVETGPKVRNARERGGLGSGIVISPDGLVLTNSHVVGAAKEIRLRDTEGFVSDAHVLGVDPDTDLALLRADGARDLAYASLGNSKSLRRGQLVVAIGNPLGFESTVTAGVVSALGRSIRSVSGRTIEDVIQTDAALNPGNSGGPLVSSAAEVIGINTAIISGAQGICFAVASNTAQFVLSEIIRHGYVRRAYIGVAGQTAPVPRRHAVVAGVDNTMGALLAQIEPDSPAAKAGLLPGDVVIRLDGANINGVDDLIRALDRDRIGRTLSMDVLRLGRLRAIDIHPVERKPARQ; encoded by the coding sequence ATGTTGGATTTTACCTCAGATATCGCCGATGACGTCGCGCCATCGCGAACGGCCGAGCCTGCCCCCGCTGATCGGGTTTTGCTCGATGCCTATTCCAATGCCGTGATCGACGTGACCGAGCGCGTCGGTCCCGCCGTCGTGCGCGTCGAAACCGGACCGAAAGTGCGGAACGCGCGTGAGCGTGGCGGGCTAGGCTCGGGCATCGTGATCTCGCCCGACGGCCTTGTGCTGACCAACAGCCATGTGGTCGGCGCGGCGAAAGAGATTCGCCTGCGCGACACCGAGGGTTTTGTCAGCGATGCGCATGTGCTCGGCGTCGATCCCGACACCGATCTGGCGCTGCTGCGCGCCGACGGTGCGCGCGATCTCGCCTACGCCTCGCTCGGCAACTCCAAGAGCCTGCGCCGCGGCCAGCTCGTGGTCGCGATCGGCAATCCGCTCGGATTCGAATCGACGGTGACCGCCGGCGTGGTGTCGGCGCTGGGACGCTCGATCCGCTCAGTCAGCGGGCGCACCATCGAGGACGTGATCCAGACCGATGCCGCGCTCAATCCCGGCAATTCCGGCGGGCCGCTGGTGTCGTCGGCCGCGGAGGTGATCGGCATCAACACCGCGATCATCAGCGGCGCGCAGGGCATCTGCTTTGCGGTCGCCAGCAACACCGCGCAGTTCGTGCTGTCGGAAATCATCCGCCACGGCTATGTCCGCCGCGCCTATATCGGCGTCGCCGGCCAGACTGCGCCGGTCCCGCGTCGGCATGCGGTGGTCGCCGGCGTCGACAACACGATGGGCGCATTGCTGGCGCAGATCGAGCCGGACAGTCCGGCTGCGAAGGCGGGCCTGTTGCCGGGCGATGTCGTGATCAGGCTCGATGGCGCCAACATCAACGGCGTCGACGATTTGATCCGCGCCCTCGACCGCGACCGCATCGGCCGCACGCTGTCGATGGACGTGTTGCGACTGGGACGGCTGCGGGCGATCGATATTCACCCGGTGGAGCGGAAGCCGGCGCGGCAGTGA
- a CDS encoding O-acetylhomoserine aminocarboxypropyltransferase, which yields MPAPKPPAFETLSLHAGQRPDPATGARAVPIYQTTSYVFQDSDHAAALFNLERAGHIYTRISNPTTAVLEERLAALEAGVGAICTASGMAALHLAIATILNAGDHIVASSSLYGGTINLLAHTLPRFGITTTFVKPRALDEFRAAIRPNTRLVIGETIGNPGLEVLDIPEVARIAHDARIPLLIDNTFATPFLSRPIELGADLVMNSATKWIGGHGIAIGGVIVDGGRFDWHASGKFPQLTEPYAGYHGIVFDEQFGQAAFIMRARTEGLRDFGACLSPTNAFQLLQGVETLGVRMERHMSNTLAVLEALTSNKAVDWVLHPALENHPDYQLAKRLLPRGAGSIVSFGIKGGRAAGKKFIESLRMISHLANVGDAKTLVIHPASTTHQQMDADQLKAAGIGEELVRLSVGIETVSDIIDDLGQALRASQKV from the coding sequence ATGCCCGCACCCAAGCCGCCTGCCTTCGAGACCCTCAGCCTGCATGCCGGCCAGCGGCCGGATCCTGCGACCGGCGCGCGCGCCGTCCCGATCTACCAGACCACCTCCTACGTGTTCCAGGATTCCGATCACGCCGCGGCGCTGTTCAACCTGGAGCGCGCCGGCCACATCTATACCCGCATCTCCAACCCGACGACGGCCGTGCTCGAAGAACGGCTGGCTGCGCTCGAAGCCGGCGTCGGCGCGATCTGCACGGCGAGCGGCATGGCTGCGCTGCATCTGGCCATCGCGACGATCCTCAATGCCGGCGATCATATCGTCGCCTCCTCTTCGCTCTATGGCGGCACGATCAACCTGCTGGCCCACACGCTGCCCCGCTTCGGCATCACGACGACCTTCGTCAAGCCGCGCGCGCTCGACGAATTCCGCGCCGCGATCAGGCCCAACACGCGCCTCGTGATCGGCGAGACCATCGGCAATCCCGGACTTGAGGTGCTGGATATTCCGGAGGTCGCCCGGATCGCGCATGACGCCAGGATTCCGCTTTTGATCGACAACACTTTTGCGACACCGTTCCTCAGCCGCCCGATCGAGCTCGGCGCCGATCTCGTGATGAACTCGGCGACCAAATGGATCGGCGGCCACGGCATTGCGATCGGCGGCGTCATCGTCGATGGCGGCCGGTTCGACTGGCACGCCTCAGGCAAATTCCCGCAGCTCACCGAACCCTATGCCGGCTATCACGGCATCGTCTTCGACGAGCAGTTCGGCCAAGCCGCCTTCATCATGCGCGCGCGCACCGAAGGCCTGCGCGACTTCGGCGCCTGCCTGTCGCCGACCAATGCGTTCCAGCTGCTGCAGGGCGTCGAGACGCTGGGCGTGCGCATGGAGCGTCACATGAGCAACACGCTAGCGGTGCTGGAAGCGCTGACTTCCAACAAAGCGGTCGACTGGGTGCTGCATCCGGCGCTGGAAAATCATCCCGATTATCAGCTCGCGAAGCGGTTGCTGCCGCGCGGCGCGGGATCGATTGTCTCGTTCGGCATCAAGGGTGGACGGGCCGCGGGCAAGAAGTTCATTGAATCCCTGCGCATGATCAGCCATCTCGCCAATGTCGGCGACGCCAAGACGCTGGTGATTCACCCGGCGAGCACCACGCATCAACAGATGGACGCAGACCAGCTCAAGGCCGCCGGGATCGGCGAGGAGCTGGTGCGGCTGTCGGTCGGCATCGAAACCGTGTCCGACATCATCGACGATCTCGGCCAGGCGCTCCGCGCATCGCAGAAGGTTTGA
- a CDS encoding alpha/beta hydrolase, with protein MQLSVNGVDTFVATGGRPFDPSLPTVVMLHGAGFDHSTWALHSRWFAHHGYSVLAPDLPGHGRSGGEPLPTIADMADWTAALLDAVHAPKAKLIGHSMGSLIALETSGRHPDKVSGLCLIGTAATMTVGPDLLKAAEINNPDAIDMVSIWGLGFKAELGGSLAPGLWMHQGAQRVLQQTRPGVLYNDLNACNTYQNALAAAAQVKVPATFILGERDMMTPAKAGKTLAAATPNSRTIVVPGAGHMIMTEAPDELLAALRQ; from the coding sequence ATGCAGCTTTCCGTCAATGGCGTTGATACCTTTGTCGCGACCGGCGGCCGGCCGTTCGATCCGTCGCTACCCACGGTGGTGATGCTGCATGGCGCGGGCTTCGACCACTCCACCTGGGCGCTGCATAGCCGCTGGTTCGCCCACCACGGCTATTCCGTGCTGGCGCCCGATTTGCCCGGCCATGGCCGTTCGGGCGGCGAGCCACTGCCGACGATTGCCGACATGGCGGACTGGACGGCCGCGCTGCTCGACGCGGTGCATGCGCCGAAGGCGAAGCTCATCGGGCATTCGATGGGATCGCTGATCGCGCTGGAGACCTCGGGGCGGCATCCGGACAAGGTTTCCGGCCTCTGCCTGATCGGCACGGCCGCGACGATGACGGTGGGCCCCGATCTGCTCAAGGCCGCCGAGATCAACAACCCCGATGCGATCGACATGGTCTCGATCTGGGGCCTCGGCTTCAAGGCCGAGCTCGGCGGCAGCCTCGCGCCGGGACTGTGGATGCACCAGGGCGCGCAGCGCGTGCTGCAGCAGACCCGGCCGGGCGTGCTCTACAACGATCTCAACGCCTGCAACACCTATCAGAACGCGCTAGCAGCCGCCGCGCAGGTCAAGGTGCCCGCGACCTTCATCCTCGGCGAGCGTGACATGATGACGCCGGCGAAGGCCGGCAAGACTCTCGCCGCGGCGACGCCGAATTCGCGCACGATCGTGGTGCCCGGCGCCGGCCACATGATCATGACTGAGGCGCCCGACGAGTTGCTGGCGGCGCTCAGGCAGTAG
- a CDS encoding molybdopterin cofactor-binding domain-containing protein, whose translation MAAPHTPERLQGTLSVVRRASPVEAVTFETFIKITSDGSVTAYNGHVDLGTGIRTALGQIVAEELDVSFARVVVVLGDTALVPNQGATIASETIQITAVPLRKAAAQARQFLVKRAAERLELALEDLVIEDGLIRGKDNRSVSYGELIAGETIQLELADDVPVKSPDAYSIVGQSVPRVDLPAKATGELVYVHDVRIPGMLHGRVVRPPYAGVDVGDFIGNSLIAIDESSVSDIPGLVAVVRHGDFVGVVAEREENAIKAAAQLKVSWKPTPTLPDLKDIETALRANPATPRKLIDKGDVEAAIAGAAKPMPRTYIWPYQMHASIGPSCAVADYQEDLTRVWSGTQNPHHLRTDLARLIRRREAEIEVIRLEAAGCYGRNCADDVSADAVLLSRAVGRPVRVQLTREQEHAWEPKGTAQLMDVNGGLNADGSVAGYDFATRYPSNGAPTLALLLTGAVPHTPAVFEMGDRTAIPPYDYENLRVVANDMPPIVRASWLRGVSALPNTFAHESWIDECASETGVDPIEYRLRYLKDPRAIDLVNAVAERAGWKPRPVREDKQAEDDIVRGRGFAYALYVHSKFPGYGAAWSAWIADVAVNKATGDVSVTRVVAGQDSGLMINPDGVRHQIHGNVIQSTSRALMEEVSFDRTSVTAREWGAYPIIRFPEVPKIDVLMLPRQDQPPLGVGESASVPSAAAIANAIYDATGVRFRELPFTPERILRGLRGEEQAAPEALPAPPPQPAAARAWPNPFAIRGNVFATAAALCAAAIGIGAATLPRAIAPIARPDASVYSAATIARGQQLAALGDCAVCHTSASGFLNAGGRPLPTPFGTIYSTNITPDVETGIGAWSYPAFERAMREGIHRDGRQLYPAFPYTHFAKTTDADMQALYAYLMAQPAVRAETPPNALAFPFNQRPLMAGWNALFHKTGTFQPDPAKSEAWNRGAYLVEGLGHCSACHSPRNALGAEIAGSHLAGGFAEGWEAPALTSLSQAPIPWSEDELFAYLRTGESRFHGVAAGPMAPVVKELAPLPDSDIRAMAVYLASFNATAMDRAAQEALAARLESATGTRASAASGIGARIYQGACAVCHEVGGAPLFGSRPSLALNSNLHSTAPDNLIQVILHGISKPAITDLGYMPAFRDSLTDGQIAELVTYLRQQFAPGKPVWKDIHAAINRIRREQAR comes from the coding sequence ATGGCTGCGCCTCACACGCCCGAGCGGTTACAGGGCACGCTGAGCGTCGTTCGGCGCGCTTCGCCGGTCGAAGCCGTTACGTTCGAAACCTTCATCAAGATCACATCGGACGGATCGGTCACCGCCTATAATGGCCATGTCGATCTCGGCACCGGCATTCGCACCGCGCTCGGCCAGATCGTCGCGGAAGAGCTTGACGTGTCGTTTGCGCGCGTCGTGGTCGTGCTCGGCGATACGGCGCTCGTCCCCAATCAAGGCGCGACGATCGCGAGCGAGACGATCCAGATCACGGCTGTGCCGCTGCGCAAGGCTGCGGCCCAGGCGCGGCAGTTCCTCGTCAAGCGCGCGGCCGAGCGGCTGGAGCTTGCGCTCGAAGACCTCGTCATCGAAGACGGCCTGATCCGCGGAAAGGACAATCGCAGTGTCAGCTATGGCGAACTGATCGCGGGCGAAACCATCCAGCTTGAACTGGCAGACGATGTTCCGGTGAAATCCCCCGATGCCTACAGCATCGTCGGGCAGTCGGTGCCGCGCGTCGATTTGCCGGCAAAGGCCACCGGCGAGCTGGTCTATGTGCACGACGTACGCATCCCCGGCATGCTGCACGGCCGCGTCGTCCGTCCGCCCTATGCCGGCGTCGATGTCGGCGACTTCATCGGCAACAGTTTGATCGCGATCGATGAGAGTTCGGTCAGCGATATTCCCGGGCTCGTCGCCGTCGTAAGGCACGGCGATTTCGTCGGCGTCGTCGCCGAGCGCGAGGAGAACGCAATCAAGGCTGCCGCGCAGCTCAAGGTGAGCTGGAAACCGACACCGACCCTCCCCGATCTCAAGGACATCGAAACCGCGTTGCGCGCCAATCCCGCGACGCCGCGCAAGCTGATCGACAAGGGTGATGTCGAGGCCGCGATTGCCGGTGCGGCCAAGCCGATGCCGCGCACCTACATTTGGCCCTACCAGATGCATGCCTCGATCGGCCCATCCTGCGCGGTCGCGGACTACCAGGAGGATCTGACGCGGGTCTGGTCCGGCACGCAAAACCCGCATCATCTGCGCACCGATCTGGCGCGGCTGATCCGCCGGCGCGAAGCCGAGATCGAGGTGATCCGGCTGGAAGCCGCCGGCTGCTACGGCCGAAATTGCGCCGACGACGTCTCCGCCGATGCGGTGCTGCTCTCGCGCGCCGTCGGCCGCCCCGTCCGCGTGCAATTGACGCGCGAGCAGGAGCACGCCTGGGAGCCGAAGGGCACCGCCCAGTTGATGGACGTCAATGGCGGACTGAATGCCGACGGCAGTGTCGCCGGGTATGATTTTGCGACGCGCTATCCTTCGAACGGCGCGCCGACGCTGGCGCTGCTGTTGACCGGCGCCGTGCCGCACACGCCCGCGGTGTTCGAGATGGGCGATCGCACCGCGATCCCGCCTTACGACTACGAAAATCTGCGCGTGGTCGCGAACGACATGCCGCCGATCGTGCGCGCGTCGTGGCTGCGCGGCGTCTCGGCGCTGCCGAACACCTTTGCACATGAATCCTGGATCGACGAATGCGCCAGCGAAACCGGCGTCGACCCGATCGAATACCGCCTGCGCTATCTGAAGGACCCGCGCGCTATCGACCTCGTCAATGCGGTGGCCGAGCGCGCCGGCTGGAAGCCGCGGCCGGTTCGCGAGGACAAGCAGGCCGAAGACGACATTGTGCGCGGGCGCGGCTTTGCCTATGCGCTCTATGTGCACAGCAAGTTTCCGGGCTATGGCGCGGCGTGGTCGGCATGGATCGCCGACGTCGCGGTCAACAAGGCGACCGGCGATGTCAGCGTGACGCGCGTCGTGGCGGGTCAGGATTCCGGCCTGATGATCAATCCGGATGGCGTCCGCCACCAGATCCACGGCAACGTCATCCAGTCGACCAGCCGCGCGCTGATGGAGGAAGTCTCGTTCGACCGCACCTCCGTGACGGCGCGCGAATGGGGCGCCTACCCCATCATCAGGTTTCCCGAGGTGCCCAAGATCGACGTCTTGATGCTGCCGCGGCAGGACCAACCGCCGCTCGGCGTCGGCGAGTCCGCCTCCGTTCCCAGCGCGGCGGCGATCGCCAATGCGATCTATGATGCGACCGGTGTGCGTTTTCGCGAATTGCCGTTCACGCCGGAGCGCATCTTGCGCGGGCTGCGCGGCGAGGAGCAGGCAGCGCCGGAGGCATTGCCCGCACCGCCGCCTCAACCCGCTGCTGCGCGCGCATGGCCAAATCCGTTCGCCATACGCGGCAATGTGTTTGCAACCGCCGCCGCCCTGTGCGCCGCGGCCATCGGAATCGGCGCCGCCACGCTACCGCGCGCCATCGCGCCGATTGCGCGGCCGGATGCCTCGGTCTATTCGGCCGCCACCATCGCCCGCGGCCAGCAACTCGCCGCGCTCGGCGATTGCGCGGTGTGCCATACCTCGGCGAGCGGCTTTCTCAACGCCGGCGGACGACCGCTGCCGACGCCGTTCGGGACTATCTATTCCACCAACATCACGCCCGATGTCGAGACCGGCATCGGCGCGTGGTCCTATCCTGCCTTCGAGCGCGCGATGCGCGAGGGCATCCATCGCGACGGGCGGCAGCTCTATCCGGCGTTTCCGTACACCCATTTCGCGAAAACGACCGATGCCGACATGCAGGCGCTCTATGCCTACCTGATGGCGCAGCCGGCCGTGCGCGCGGAGACGCCGCCGAATGCGCTGGCATTTCCGTTCAACCAGCGTCCGTTGATGGCGGGCTGGAACGCGCTGTTCCACAAAACAGGCACATTCCAGCCTGACCCGGCGAAATCAGAGGCATGGAATCGCGGCGCCTATCTGGTCGAAGGGCTCGGCCATTGCAGCGCCTGCCATTCGCCGCGCAACGCGCTCGGCGCGGAAATCGCTGGTTCCCACCTTGCCGGCGGCTTCGCGGAAGGCTGGGAAGCGCCGGCGCTGACCTCGCTGTCGCAGGCGCCGATCCCATGGAGCGAGGACGAGCTTTTCGCTTATTTGCGAACCGGCGAATCGCGCTTTCACGGCGTCGCGGCCGGGCCGATGGCGCCGGTCGTGAAGGAACTCGCGCCGCTGCCGGATTCCGATATCCGTGCCATGGCAGTCTATCTCGCTTCCTTCAACGCAACCGCGATGGACCGGGCGGCACAGGAGGCGCTCGCTGCGCGGCTCGAATCCGCGACCGGCACCCGCGCCTCGGCGGCCTCCGGCATCGGCGCCCGGATCTACCAGGGCGCCTGCGCCGTGTGCCACGAGGTCGGCGGTGCGCCGCTGTTCGGCAGCCGGCCGTCGCTGGCGCTGAACAGCAACCTGCACAGCACCGCGCCCGACAATCTGATCCAGGTCATCCTGCACGGCATCAGCAAACCGGCCATCACCGACCTCGGCTATATGCCGGCCTTCAGGGACAGCCTGACCGACGGCCAGATCGCGGAGCTCGTCACCTATCTCAGGCAACAATTTGCTCCGGGCAAGCCGGTCTGGAAGGATATTCATGCTGCGATTAACCGTATCCGGCGGGAACAGGCCCGCTGA
- a CDS encoding GIY-YIG nuclease family protein, whose protein sequence is MKQPCVYIMASRRHGTLYTGVTSNLPKRAFEHREGLVSGFSRKYGCKVLVWYELHETMIDAITREKQIKAGSRVKKLALIEALNPGWKDLYESLA, encoded by the coding sequence ATGAAGCAACCTTGCGTGTACATCATGGCGAGCCGTCGTCACGGTACGTTATACACTGGTGTCACGTCTAATCTGCCAAAGCGGGCTTTCGAGCATCGAGAGGGACTGGTGAGCGGCTTCTCAAGAAAGTATGGATGCAAGGTGCTGGTGTGGTACGAGCTTCACGAGACGATGATCGACGCGATCACCCGCGAAAAGCAGATCAAGGCGGGCAGCCGGGTCAAAAAGCTGGCTTTGATTGAAGCGCTGAATCCGGGATGGAAAGACCTCTACGAGTCATTAGCGTGA
- the pncB gene encoding nicotinate phosphoribosyltransferase, whose protein sequence is MAVTDIASRTYNHGWRLDPIVRSLLDTDFYKLLMLQMIRDLYPAQRVTFSVINRSKHVRLAEIIDEGELRAQLDHARTIRFTKKEMIWLAGNTFYGKTQMFSPDFINWLANFRLPEYELNKVDGQYELHFHGPWTHTTMWEIPALAIMNELRSRQATKGQGRFVLDVLYARAKAKLWAKVERLRKLEGLRLSDFGTRRRHGHLWQRWCVEAVKEGLGPSFTGTSNVLLAMDNDLEAIGTNAHELPMVAAALANSDEELRWAPYRILDQWRHTYGGNLLIALPDAFGTKTFLRDAPEWVADWTGFRPDSAPPIAAGEDIIKWWKQKGRDPKDKLLVFSDGMDVDSIEETYRHFAGRVRISFGWGTNLTNDFVGCAPDGSADLDPISLVCKVTSVDGRPAVKLSDNPEKATGSPSEVERYLRVFGDAGRVRTPVHV, encoded by the coding sequence ATGGCAGTTACCGATATTGCATCCCGAACCTATAATCACGGCTGGCGGCTCGATCCGATCGTGCGCAGCCTGCTCGATACGGATTTCTACAAGCTCTTGATGCTGCAGATGATCCGGGACCTCTACCCGGCTCAGCGCGTCACCTTCTCGGTCATCAACCGCTCCAAGCACGTCCGCCTTGCCGAGATCATCGACGAGGGCGAACTGCGCGCGCAGCTCGATCATGCGCGGACCATCCGCTTCACCAAGAAGGAGATGATCTGGCTCGCCGGTAACACGTTCTACGGCAAGACCCAGATGTTCTCGCCGGACTTCATCAACTGGCTGGCGAACTTCCGCCTGCCCGAATACGAGCTCAACAAGGTCGACGGCCAGTACGAGCTGCACTTCCATGGTCCCTGGACCCACACGACGATGTGGGAGATCCCGGCGCTTGCGATCATGAACGAGTTGCGCTCGCGCCAGGCGACCAAGGGCCAGGGCCGCTTCGTGCTCGACGTGCTCTATGCGCGCGCCAAGGCGAAGCTGTGGGCCAAGGTCGAGCGGCTGCGCAAGCTCGAAGGCTTGCGGTTATCGGACTTCGGCACCCGCCGCCGCCACGGCCACCTCTGGCAACGCTGGTGCGTCGAGGCGGTCAAGGAGGGCCTCGGTCCTTCCTTCACCGGCACGTCCAACGTGCTGCTCGCGATGGACAACGATCTCGAAGCGATCGGCACCAATGCGCATGAGCTGCCGATGGTCGCCGCAGCACTGGCCAACTCGGACGAAGAGCTGCGCTGGGCGCCCTATCGCATCCTCGATCAATGGCGCCACACCTACGGCGGCAACCTTTTGATCGCCCTGCCCGACGCCTTCGGCACCAAGACATTCCTGCGCGACGCGCCCGAATGGGTCGCCGATTGGACCGGCTTTCGACCGGACAGCGCGCCGCCGATCGCGGCGGGCGAGGACATCATCAAATGGTGGAAGCAGAAGGGCCGCGATCCCAAGGACAAGCTGCTGGTGTTCTCCGACGGCATGGATGTCGACTCGATCGAGGAGACCTATCGTCACTTCGCCGGGCGCGTCCGCATTTCGTTCGGCTGGGGTACCAACCTCACCAATGATTTCGTCGGCTGCGCGCCTGATGGTTCCGCCGATCTCGATCCGATCTCGCTGGTCTGCAAGGTGACGTCGGTCGACGGCCGGCCGGCGGTCAAGCTGTCGGATAACCCTGAAAAGGCGACCGGCAGCCCATCCGAGGTCGAACGTTATCTGCGCGTGTTCGGCGATGCCGGCCGCGTCCGCACGCCCGTGCACGTCTGA
- a CDS encoding GMC family oxidoreductase, whose product MNKHDPVDVLIIGAGASGAAVAWSLAETKMHILCLDQGGWMKPSEYPSTGRDWEAKFYGEWSTSPNVRARPEDYPINDDNSPIKVVNFNGVGGSTVMYTAHWPRLHPSDFKVKTLDGVADDWPIDYDALIPFFEENDRIMGVSGLSGDPRSPLTYPPMPPQPLGLSGPLIGKAMNKLGWHWWPSDTTVATMDYEGRARCINLGHCTPACAQGAKASTDITYWPQAIRAGVELKTHCRVREILTNEHGMASGVVYYDEQGVEQFQPAEVVIIACNGVGTPRLLLNSVSGRFPNGLANSSGLVGKNLMFHPYAQIYGFVKEPTDSNRAPPTCLWSKEFYDTDLSRGFVRGYGIQFTRGAGPVFEAVASEQKGILPWGEDHHRVFRRLNGHRLAVSAICEDLPEEHNRVTLDPVLRDSHGIPAPKIDYTISANSRKMMDHGLARGREILEAAGATDICINDPIPWGGWHLLGTARMGTDPARSVVNEWGRSHDVKNLFIVDGSVFVTSGGVNPTSTIQAIALFIADQMKQRLANLFD is encoded by the coding sequence ATGAACAAACACGATCCCGTTGACGTCCTCATCATCGGCGCCGGCGCGTCCGGCGCGGCGGTGGCGTGGAGTTTGGCCGAAACCAAGATGCATATCCTCTGCCTCGATCAGGGCGGCTGGATGAAGCCGTCGGAATATCCGAGCACAGGGCGCGACTGGGAGGCGAAGTTTTATGGCGAGTGGTCGACCAGCCCGAACGTCCGGGCCCGGCCCGAGGATTACCCAATCAACGACGACAACTCGCCGATCAAGGTCGTGAACTTCAACGGCGTCGGCGGCTCGACGGTGATGTACACCGCGCACTGGCCGCGGCTGCATCCTTCCGATTTCAAGGTGAAGACGCTGGACGGCGTCGCCGACGACTGGCCGATCGATTACGACGCGCTGATCCCGTTCTTCGAAGAGAACGACCGGATCATGGGCGTCTCCGGCCTATCGGGCGATCCGCGCTCGCCGCTGACATACCCGCCGATGCCGCCGCAGCCGCTCGGTCTCTCCGGTCCGCTGATCGGCAAGGCGATGAACAAGCTCGGCTGGCACTGGTGGCCGTCGGATACCACGGTCGCGACAATGGATTACGAGGGCAGGGCGCGCTGCATCAATCTCGGCCATTGCACGCCGGCCTGCGCGCAGGGCGCCAAGGCCTCGACCGACATCACCTATTGGCCGCAGGCGATCCGCGCCGGCGTCGAACTCAAGACCCATTGCCGCGTGCGCGAGATCCTGACCAATGAGCACGGCATGGCCTCCGGCGTCGTCTATTACGACGAGCAGGGCGTCGAGCAGTTTCAGCCGGCCGAGGTCGTCATCATCGCCTGCAACGGCGTCGGCACGCCGCGGCTGCTGCTGAACTCGGTGTCCGGCCGCTTCCCGAACGGCCTCGCCAATTCATCCGGCCTGGTCGGCAAAAACCTGATGTTTCATCCCTATGCGCAGATCTACGGTTTTGTGAAAGAGCCGACCGACAGTAACCGAGCGCCGCCGACCTGCCTGTGGAGCAAGGAGTTTTATGACACCGACCTGTCGCGCGGCTTCGTCCGCGGCTACGGCATCCAGTTCACCCGCGGTGCAGGGCCCGTGTTCGAAGCGGTCGCCAGCGAGCAGAAGGGCATTCTGCCATGGGGCGAGGATCATCACCGCGTGTTCCGCCGGTTGAACGGCCATCGCCTCGCGGTGTCGGCGATCTGCGAGGACCTGCCTGAGGAGCACAACCGCGTCACGCTCGATCCCGTGCTCAGGGATAGCCACGGCATTCCCGCGCCGAAGATCGACTATACGATCAGCGCGAACAGCCGGAAGATGATGGACCACGGGTTGGCGCGCGGCCGGGAGATCCTCGAGGCTGCCGGCGCCACCGATATCTGCATCAACGATCCGATCCCTTGGGGCGGCTGGCACCTGCTCGGCACCGCGCGGATGGGCACCGATCCGGCGCGCTCCGTGGTCAACGAATGGGGCCGCTCGCACGATGTGAAGAATCTATTCATCGTCGATGGCAGCGTGTTCGTCACCTCCGGCGGCGTCAACCCGACCTCGACCATCCAGGCGATCGCGCTCTTCATCGCCGACCAGATGAAGCAACGCCTTGCCAACCTCTTCGACTGA